Proteins from a single region of Verrucosispora sp. NA02020:
- a CDS encoding HNH endonuclease signature motif containing protein, translated as MFADHPHTDPGDGRTEKICTVPSCDRKATRRGLCGTHYGRLKRVGDVQADVPIKVAVPHPPTCKVAGCSRKYHCQGVCEIHYNRYRRTGLYEIAQTKKFVHRLSRVRPELKVADCLECGADVPLTLNGETRKGYLRWRCFYTSNKPFGYRATKKSHCENPLCAWTGPYPPEVLDVDHIDGNHMNDEPSNLMTLCSNCHRIKTKQERRNPHAKPRV; from the coding sequence ATGTTCGCTGACCATCCGCACACTGACCCCGGCGACGGTCGTACCGAAAAGATCTGCACGGTGCCTTCATGTGACCGCAAGGCCACAAGGCGAGGGCTGTGCGGCACACACTATGGGCGATTGAAGAGGGTCGGCGATGTCCAGGCCGATGTTCCGATCAAGGTTGCGGTTCCGCATCCCCCTACATGCAAAGTGGCTGGGTGTAGCCGGAAGTATCACTGTCAAGGCGTCTGCGAAATTCACTACAACAGGTATCGGCGGACGGGCCTTTACGAAATTGCCCAGACGAAAAAGTTCGTTCATCGCTTAAGTCGAGTGAGGCCCGAACTGAAGGTTGCCGACTGCCTGGAGTGTGGCGCTGACGTGCCGCTCACCCTGAACGGCGAGACCAGGAAGGGTTACCTGCGCTGGCGTTGCTTCTATACCTCCAACAAGCCTTTCGGTTACAGAGCCACCAAGAAAAGCCATTGCGAAAACCCACTCTGCGCATGGACCGGCCCGTATCCGCCAGAGGTTCTGGATGTAGACCACATAGATGGCAACCACATGAACGACGAGCCGTCGAACCTGATGACTCTCTGCTCAAATTGCCACAGGATTAAGACCAAGCAGGAGCGAAGGAATCCGCATGCCAAACCACGAGTCTGA
- a CDS encoding FHA domain-containing protein: protein MTLVSSFTIGTAADCDVCIHTDPHVSPRHARVTVDTDGNLWVEDLGSMHGTWLQLTASGGVGKVRVRSPRRMLLGDTLWLGRRTSIPWAANPSQDAGR, encoded by the coding sequence ATGACCCTCGTCAGCTCGTTCACGATCGGCACCGCCGCCGACTGCGACGTGTGCATCCACACCGACCCGCACGTCTCCCCCCGCCACGCCCGCGTCACCGTCGACACCGACGGCAATCTGTGGGTAGAAGACCTCGGATCAATGCACGGAACCTGGCTGCAACTGACCGCCTCGGGCGGTGTTGGGAAGGTGCGAGTGAGGTCGCCTCGCCGCATGTTGCTCGGCGACACACTGTGGCTGGGCAGGCGCACCTCGATTCCGTGGGCTGCCAACCCAAGCCAGGATGCAGGCCGGTGA
- a CDS encoding helix-turn-helix domain-containing protein, giving the protein MPEDLGNMSLPEADRHARAQIEYHREQMGTWKRARAQRIVTEYDAGRTVEEIAADLGVSAATVYEVMRAVQTEPKKRGRRPKKRDGESPT; this is encoded by the coding sequence GTGCCGGAGGATCTTGGGAACATGTCGCTACCCGAGGCAGACCGCCACGCCCGCGCCCAGATCGAGTACCACCGCGAGCAGATGGGCACATGGAAGCGCGCACGCGCCCAACGCATCGTCACCGAGTACGACGCAGGTCGGACCGTCGAAGAGATAGCCGCCGACCTGGGCGTGTCGGCTGCGACGGTCTACGAGGTCATGCGTGCGGTGCAGACGGAGCCCAAGAAGCGCGGGCGGCGGCCCAAGAAACGTGACGGCGAGTCGCCTACCTGA
- a CDS encoding winged helix-turn-helix domain-containing protein, giving the protein MVRPQPPISSHELADLLRTQILNGQLKPGSAFPADRYLQETHSVSRTLVRAAVATLRSEGLVVTRQGQATRVRRVYDKQPIDLTDVTRVESRMPTAPDRDRMTVHVDYGIPVWVVWRSGREQPDLLPADRWFLPGPAADAAR; this is encoded by the coding sequence GTGGTCCGCCCGCAGCCGCCGATCAGCTCACACGAGCTAGCCGACCTGCTGCGCACCCAAATCCTGAACGGCCAGCTCAAACCCGGCAGCGCCTTCCCCGCAGACCGGTACCTGCAAGAAACCCACTCCGTGTCCCGCACCCTCGTGCGGGCAGCCGTCGCCACCCTCCGCAGCGAGGGCCTCGTTGTCACACGGCAGGGGCAGGCTACCCGGGTGCGGCGCGTCTACGACAAGCAGCCCATCGACCTCACCGATGTGACGCGGGTTGAGAGTCGGATGCCGACCGCCCCGGACCGTGACCGCATGACCGTGCACGTCGACTACGGCATCCCCGTGTGGGTGGTGTGGCGGTCAGGGCGCGAGCAGCCGGATCTTCTGCCGGCTGACCGGTGGTTTCTGCCCGGTCCTGCGGCCGACGCGGCACGTTAA